The following are encoded in a window of Haliotis asinina isolate JCU_RB_2024 chromosome 14, JCU_Hal_asi_v2, whole genome shotgun sequence genomic DNA:
- the LOC137262270 gene encoding isocitrate dehydrogenase [NADP] cytoplasmic-like, with amino-acid sequence MGKISGGAVVEMLGDEMTRIIWDLIREKLILPFVDLELHTFDLGIEHRDKTDDQVTVDCANAIKKYNVGIKCATITPDEKRVEEFKLKKMWRSPNGTIRNILGGTVFREAIICKNIPRLVPGWTKSIVIGRHAYGDQYKATDFVVPGPGKLEMKFTPENGGDPLEYTVFEFKGTGGVAMGMYNTDASIRDFAKSSFTFALQKGWPLYLSTKNTILKKYDGRFKDIFQEIYDKEYKTQYEAKGIWYEHRLIDDMVAYAMKSEGGFVWACKNYDGDVQSDSVAQGFGSLGMMTSVLVCPDGKTVEAEAAHGTVTRHYRFHQQGKETSTNSIASIFAWTRGLAHRAKLDSNEALGKFASNLEEVCIETIEAGQMTKDLAICIKGMSAVKREDYLNTFEFIDKIAENLVKKMSS; translated from the exons GATCATTTGGGATCTCATCCGGGAGAAACTCATTCTTCCATTTGTGGACCTTGAACTCCATACATTTGACCTTGGAATTGAGCATAGAGATAAAACTGATGATCAAG TGACTGTTGATTGTGCCAATGCCATCAAGAAGTACAACGTGGGCATCAAGTGTGCCACCATCACTCCTGATGAGAAGAGAGTAGAAG AGTTCAAACTGAAGAAGATGTGGAGGTCGCCTAATGGGACCATCAGAAACATTCTTGGTGGGACTGTGTTCAGGGAGGCCATCATCTGTAAGAACATCCCTCGCCTCGTCCCTGGGTGGACGAAGAGCATCGTCATAGGACGTCATGCGTACGGAGATCAG TACAAGGCCACTGACTTTGTTGTCCCTGGCCCAGGGAAACTGGAGATGAAGTTCACTCCAGAGAATGGCGGTGACCCATTGGAGTACACAGTGTTTGAGTTCAAGGGCACAGGGGGTGTTGCTATGGGCATGTACAACACTGATGCT AGTATCCGAGACTTTGCAAAGAGTTCATTCACCTTTGCCCTCCAGAAGGGCTGGCCATTATATCTTAG CACAAAGAACAcaatcttgaaaaaatatgatggCCGGTTCAAGGATATATTCCAGGAAATTTATGATAA GGAGTACAAGACCCAGTATGAAGCCAAGGGTATCTGGTATGAGCACCGGTTGATCGACGATATGGTGGCTTACGCTATGAAGTCAGAAGGAGGCTTTGTGTGGGCGTGTAAGAACTATGATGGTGATGTCCAGTCTGATTCAGTAGCTCAAG GGTTTGGCTCCTTGGGGATGATGACCAGCGTGCTGGTCTGCCCTGACGGCAAGACAGTGGAGGCGGAGGCAGCTCATGGCACTGTCACCCGGCACTACCGCTTTCACCAGCAGGGCAAAGAGACCTCCACAAACTCTATTG CCTCCATCTTTGCCTGGACTCGAGGACTGGCACACCGGGCTAAGTTGGACAGCAACGAGGCCCTTGGAAAGTTTGCCTCCAACCTGGAAGAAGTCTGCATTGAGACCATTGAGGCTGGGCAGATGACTAAGGACCTGGCCATCTGTATAAAGGGCATGAGCGC GGTCAAACGTGAGGACTACTTGAATACGTTTGAATTCATAGATAAGATTGCAGAGAACTTGGTAAAGAAGATGAGTAGCTGA